A window of Candidatus Palauibacter scopulicola genomic DNA:
GATCTCGAGGGCCAGCGTGCCTTGGCCCGCGATCAGGCGCGGGTTGTCGAAGGGGTGGACGTACGTGAGCCCGCGCTCCTCGACGAGCTCGAGCGCCCGCTCGTTCGCCTCGTCCCAGATCGAGCCGTGGAGGACGACCTCGGCGCCGTACCCCTCGGTGGCCGCGATCTTGGCCGGCGTCGCGTTCTCGGCCATGACCACGACGGCGGGAATTCCGTACAGGCGGGCGGCGAGCGCGACGCCCTGCGCATGATTCCCCGCGGAGGAGCAGACGATGCCCCGCGCCTTCTCCTCCTCGCTCATGTGGGCCAGCACGTTGAGGGGTCCGCGCACCTTGTAGGAACCGCCCCTCTGGAAGAGTTCGGCTTTGAGCCTGATATCGAACCCGGAAACGTCGCTGAGCGAGCGCGACGTGAGCAGGGGCGTGTGATATACGTGCGGCGCGACGTGTTTCCGCGCGCGCTCGAAGTCCTCGCGGGTCAGCGTGAGTCCGGGGATCTCGACATGTGGCGTCACTCGGCCGTCTCTCTCGGCTGGGCGGTGGGCTGGCGGCCGGGTCCGGGTCGGGGTCCGGCGGGGCATCGTCGAAAATCCCCCGGCGGAACCCGAACGCGCAACGGCACGGACTGCCGGAGACGTGCCACCTTGCGGCGTGAGGCATCCGTCGGCGACACTCACACGCACCCGCCCGCAAGGACATCCGGTCGAGGACCCGCCACTTGAACCAGGCACGCGACACTCCCCCATCCGCCCGCGAAAGCTTCGGCAGCCGGGTCGGTTTCGTGCTCGCCGCAGTGGGATCCGCGGTCGGGTTGGGGAATATGTGGCGCTTCCCCTACCAGACAGCCGAGGGCGGCGGCGCGGCTTTCCTCGTGGCCTACGTTTGCATGGCGTTCCTCATCGGAGTGCCGATGATGCTGGCGGAGTTCGCCGTGGGTCGGCGCGCGCGCCGCTCCGCGATCGGCGCTCTGCGGGCGGCCGGCGGCAGGCGCTGGGCGGCGGCGGGGCTCCTCTTCCTCGTGACGTCGACCGTGATCATGGCCTACCTGTCGGTCATCACGGGCTGGGCCCTCCGCTACGCCCTCGACGGGCTCGCCACCGGGTTCCACGCCGACGCCGCGGGGCGCTACGCGTCGGTCGCGTCCGGCCCCTCGGCGGTCATCTTCCACCTGGCCTCGATCGGCGCGACGGTCGGGATCGTGGCGTTCGGCGTCCGCAGGGGGATCGAGCGGGCGAGCATGCTGCTCATGCCGCTCCTCTTCCTCCTCCTCATCGGCCTCGCGATCTGGGCCGCGACGCTGCCGGGCGCCGCGGAGGGCTACCGCTTCTACCTCTCCCCGTCGCTGAGCGAGCTGCTGGACCCCGTCGTGCTGCAGGGCGCGGCCGCCCACGCCTTCTATTCGCTGAGCGTGGGGATGGGGATCATGGTCACCTATTCCTCCTACCTCTCGAAGCGCACGAACCTCGGGCGCGAAAGCGCCGTGATCGCGCTCTCGGATTTCTCCGTCGCCTTCGTGGCGGGGCTCGTCGTGTTCCCGATCGTGTTCGGGCTCGGGCTGTCGGAGGACGTGGGAGAGAGCACGCTGGGCGTCCTCTTCATCTCGCTCCCGAGCGCGTTCGCGCAGATGGAGGCGATGGGCCGGATCGTCGGCACCCTGTTCTTCAGCGCCGTGATCGTGGCGGCGGTCACCTCCGCGGTCTCCCTGCTGGAGGTGGCGACCTCGATCCTCATCGACGAATGGAGCTGGACGCGCCGGCGGGCGACGCTCGCCGCGGGCGTTCTCATCGCCGCGATCGGGGTCGCGCCGGCGCTTTCCCTCGGCGCGCTCGGGATCATGGATCAGGTGGCGGCGGAACTCCTCACGGTGCTGGGCGTACTCGCCATCGCGGTGCTCGTGGGCTGGGTGATGAAACACCCGGAGGAGGAGCTCCGGATCGGAGCGTCGCCCCGGTTCGAGCGCCTGATTCCGGCGGCGCGCTTCCTGATTCGCTATGTGGCGCCGCCTCTGCTGGCCTACGTGAGCTGGATCGCGCTGCGGCAGACGATCCGCGTCATCGCCGGATAGACTGAACGCCCGGAGCGGGACGTGTCGAACCTCCAAGGACTCAGAGACGAACTCGCCCGCATCGACCGCGAGTTGCTCGAACTCGTCGCCCGGCGGCAGGCGGTCTCGGCGAGGATCGGGGAGCGGAAGCGCGCCTCGCAGACGGCTCCGCGCGACTACCGGCAGGAGAAGGTCGTCATCGAGCGGGCCCGCGCCGCCGCGGACAAACTCGGACTCCCGCGGCGGCTGGCCGAGGATCTCGTCCTGTCGCTGATCCGTTCGTCGCTCGCCGTGCAGGAGCGGGGCAGTGTGGTAGCGGCCGCGAGGGGAGGCGGGAAGCGCGCCCTCGTCATCGGCGGTTCCGGGAAGATGGGCGGGTGGTTCGTCCGCTTCCTCTCGTCCCAGGGGTTCGAGGTGGAGAACGCCGACCCCGATGGGGGGGATCGCGCGGACTGGACGACGGCGTCGCTGGACCACGACCTGATCGTGGTGGCGACGCCCATGGTCATCGCCAACGAGATCCTCGAACGCCTGGCGGAGATCGGACCGCCGGGCCTCGTGTTCGACATCGGTTCGCTCAAGAGTCCGCTGCGCTCCGGCTTGACGGCGCTGGCGGAGGCCGGGGTCCGCGTCGCGTCCATCCACCCCATGTTCGGTCCCGATACCGAACTCCTTTCCGGGGAACATGTGATCTTCGTGGACGTGGGCTGTCCCGGCGCGACGGAAGGGGCGGAGGCCCTCTTCGCCTCGACCATGGCCACGCGCGTGCGCATGGACCTGGAGAGCCACGACCGCGTAATGGGGTTCGTGCTGGGGCTCTCGCACGCGCTCAACATCGCCTTCTTCACTGCGCTCGCCCGCTCCGGCGAAACGACGCCGCGCCTGGCGGATGTATCGAGCACGACGT
This region includes:
- a CDS encoding threonine/serine dehydratase, with translation MTPHVEIPGLTLTREDFERARKHVAPHVYHTPLLTSRSLSDVSGFDIRLKAELFQRGGSYKVRGPLNVLAHMSEEEKARGIVCSSAGNHAQGVALAARLYGIPAVVVMAENATPAKIAATEGYGAEVVLHGSIWDEANERALELVEERGLTYVHPFDNPRLIAGQGTLALEILEDWPEVEVVVIPIGGGGLISGNSMALKSVNSAIRVFGVESSGAPAMKRTVESGEMVTLETVDCAIDGLKVMRVGDNTASVVSRFVERVVTLPDEEIFDAMLWLMTRAKLVTEGAAAASVAAVLHGLIDAPPGTKVACVLSGGNLDVEQLRGLSWN
- a CDS encoding sodium-dependent transporter; this encodes MNQARDTPPSARESFGSRVGFVLAAVGSAVGLGNMWRFPYQTAEGGGAAFLVAYVCMAFLIGVPMMLAEFAVGRRARRSAIGALRAAGGRRWAAAGLLFLVTSTVIMAYLSVITGWALRYALDGLATGFHADAAGRYASVASGPSAVIFHLASIGATVGIVAFGVRRGIERASMLLMPLLFLLLIGLAIWAATLPGAAEGYRFYLSPSLSELLDPVVLQGAAAHAFYSLSVGMGIMVTYSSYLSKRTNLGRESAVIALSDFSVAFVAGLVVFPIVFGLGLSEDVGESTLGVLFISLPSAFAQMEAMGRIVGTLFFSAVIVAAVTSAVSLLEVATSILIDEWSWTRRRATLAAGVLIAAIGVAPALSLGALGIMDQVAAELLTVLGVLAIAVLVGWVMKHPEEELRIGASPRFERLIPAARFLIRYVAPPLLAYVSWIALRQTIRVIAG
- a CDS encoding prephenate dehydrogenase/arogenate dehydrogenase family protein; this translates as MSNLQGLRDELARIDRELLELVARRQAVSARIGERKRASQTAPRDYRQEKVVIERARAAADKLGLPRRLAEDLVLSLIRSSLAVQERGSVVAAARGGGKRALVIGGSGKMGGWFVRFLSSQGFEVENADPDGGDRADWTTASLDHDLIVVATPMVIANEILERLAEIGPPGLVFDIGSLKSPLRSGLTALAEAGVRVASIHPMFGPDTELLSGEHVIFVDVGCPGATEGAEALFASTMATRVRMDLESHDRVMGFVLGLSHALNIAFFTALARSGETTPRLADVSSTTFEAQLDVARALAGENPHMYFEIQSLNAYGDVALKELVAAVERVRDAVEAGDEDAFVALMSAGRDYLESRVSAE